The following are encoded in a window of Coregonus clupeaformis isolate EN_2021a chromosome 34, ASM2061545v1, whole genome shotgun sequence genomic DNA:
- the LOC121550012 gene encoding very-long-chain (3R)-3-hydroxyacyl-CoA dehydratase 1, with product MASTEEDGSAEEKETNNKKRTKSAIAVAWLTFYNIAMTAGWLVLAMAMMRFYIQKGTHKGLYKSIARTLKFFQTVALVEVGHCAIGIVRTSVIVTGVQVCSRIFMVWFITNSIKQIQNEESVILFLVVWTLTEITRYSFYTFNLLNLLPYFIKWARYNMFIIMYPLGVAGELLTIYAALPFVRKTGMFSMRLPNKYNVSFDYYYFLIIVMLSYIPLFPQLYFHMLRQRRKVLLGEIIVEKDE from the exons ATGGCGTCCACGGAGGAGGACGGCTCCGCTGAGGAGAAGGAAACCAACAACAAGAAGAGAACGAAAAGTGCGATCGCTGTCGCATGGCTTACATTTTACAACATCGCCATGACGGCCGG ATGGCTGGTCTTGGCTATGGCAATGATGCGCTTTTATATCCAGAAAGGCACACACAAGGGTCTGTACAAAAGTATAGCAAGGACACTCAAGTTTTTCCAGACAGTTGCGTTAGTTGAG GTGGGGCACTGTGCAATCG GAATCGTGAGGACCTCTGTAATTGTGACCGGGGTTCAAGTGTGTTCACGAATCTTCATGGTGTGGTTCATCACCAACAGCATCAAACAG ATCCAGAACGAAGAAAGTGTAATCCTCTTCCTGGTCGTTTGGACGTTGACAGAGATCACCAGATATTCATTCTATACATTCAATCTGCTCAACCTCCTGCCATACTTCATCAAATGGGCCAG atACAACATGTTTATCATCATGTACCCTCTCGGAGTGGCCGGAGAACTCCTGACCATTTACGCTGCTTTGCCGTTCGTTCGCAAAACCGGAATGTTCTCCATGAGGCTCCCCAACAAGTATAACGTCTCCTTCGACTACTACTACTTCCTCATCATTGTCATGCTCTCCTATATCCCAT tgtTCCCACAGCTCTATTTCCACATGCTCCGTCAGAGGAGAAAGGTGCTTCTTGGGGAGATCATAGTGGAGAAGGACGAGTAG
- the LOC121550013 gene encoding collectin-12, translated as MKDDFADEEEVQSFGYKRFGIQEGTQCTKCKNEWALKTSIALLYVLCTLLTIAVAVLGYKVVQKVDNVSEGIESYGGKIIAMETDLKKLDDQTGEKSENTTTEIQAFKNIIRALQRQLSEVAERSSSNRAALGRLQDAGQDMQGSQGSIQGLLDANTATLRSVNGTLRAYGGTMEGLQEDTARLQTELQEQVRQQSQALFSIGNLNLTQAQQRGLILALQRSVDDTSQAIQKIRNDFQSLEQTARQTKSDADWLREKVQNLQALASNASTLAKANNDSLEDVGSQLALLSGQLQNTSSLAENHDQTLREIMDQQRDHDNLTSSKFDQLEIRLDESEGSIDRVTGNISFTTQLLGAINLNLNELRTCAETVGRHSDYLADLNSTVSDVRSDATTLRSQQDDLAARLDKEFTSLSIVMEEMKLVDSKHSQLITNFTILQGPPGPRGPRGDKGPQGAAGQAGQKGEKGDKGGPGVQGLRGEKGSPGPPGLPGSKGQPGSRGNPGSKGSRGSGGRAGPPGAKGEPGTAGLPGRDGQPGPQGPQGPPGDRGQVGPAGTQGPRGAVGPVGAPGPPGLPGLPARPAAAAAVPLVPVSLKSDPPAPTVWAPGCPHEWVGFRDKCYHFSRELHNFDDAKKSCDAQTASMVIINDIDEQKWLQKQTSGKGYFWMGLTDREKENVWHWLDGTEPAFTKWKPGQPDNWSHGHERGEDCAGLIHGGLWNDFFCEDLISYICEKAMESSKTPGL; from the exons TGGTGCAAAAGGTTGACAATGTGTCCGAAGGTATCGAGAGCTATGGCGGGAAGATCATTGCTATGGAAACAGACTTGAAAAAGCTAG ATGACCAGACTGGCGAGAAGTCAgagaacaccaccacagaaatcCAGGCCTTTAAGAACATCATCCGGGCTCTGCAGAGGCAGCTGTCCGAGGTGGCTGAAAGGAGCAGTAGTAACCGGGCAGCCCTGGGTCGTCTGCAGGATGCTGGCCAGGACATGCAAGGCAGCCAGGGCTCCATCCAGGGTCTGCTGGATGCCAACACAGCCACGCTGAGGTCCGTCAACGGTACCTTGCGGGCCTACGGCGGCACCATGGAGGGTCTTCAGGAGGACACGGCTCGGCTGCAGACAGAGCTCCAGGAGCAGGTTCGGCAGCAGAGCCAGGCCCTGTTCAGCATCGGGAATCTCAACCTCACCCAGGCCCAACAGAGGGGCCTGATCTTGGCTTTGCAAAGGTCTGTGGACGACACCAGCCAGGCCATCCAGAAGATCCGCAATGACTTCCAGAGCCTAGAGCAGACGGCCAGGCAGACGAAGTCGGACGCTGATTGGCTGCGGGAGAAGGTGCAGAACCTCCAGGCGCTGGCCTCCAACGCCTCTACCCTGGCCAAGGCCAACAACGACAGCCTGGAGGACGTGGGTTCTCAGCTCGCCTTGCTGTCCGGACAGCTCCAGAACACCTCCAGCCTGGCGGAGAACCATGACCAGACCCTCAGGGAGATCATGGACCAGCAGAGGGACCATGACAACCTCACCTCCTCCAAGTTCGACCAGCTGGAGATACGCCTGGACGAGTCGGAGGGGAGCATCGACCGCGTGACGGGCAACATTAGCTTTACAACCCAACTCCTGGGCGCCATCAACCTCAACCTCAACGAGCTGCGCACCTGCGCTGAAACGGTGGGACGCCACTCCGACTACCTGGCTGACCTGAACTCCACGGTTTCGGACGTGAGGTCGGACGCCACCACACTAAGGTCGCAGCAGGACGACCTGGCGGCCCGCCTGGACAAGGAGTTCACCAGCCTCTCCATCGTCATGGAGGAGATGAAACTGGTGGACAGCAAGCACTCACAGCTAATCACCAACTTCACCATCCTACAGG GTCCACCTGGTCCCAGAGGCCCGCGGGGTGACAAAGGACCCCAGGGAGCGGCCGGTCAGGCTGGTCAGAAGGGGGAGAAAGGGGATAAAGGTGGGCCTGGGGTGCAGGGGCTCCGTGGAGAGAAGGGATCTCCAGGACCACCGGGACTACCAGGTTCCAAAGGTCAACCAGGCTCACGGGGCAACCCAGGTTCAAAGGGCTCCAGAGGGTCAGGGGGCAGGGCAGGACCTCCAGGGGCGAAGGGTGAGCCAGGCACGGCTGGGCTCCCTGGGAGAGACGGACAGCCCGGTCCTCAGGGGCCGCAGGGCCCGCCAGGAGACCGAGGACAGGTCGGGCCGGCTGGGACACAGGGACCCAGGGGAGCAGTGGGGCCTGTGGGGGCCCCAGGGCCACCTGGACTTCCAGGACTCCCTGCCCgacctgcagcagcagcagcagtgcctTTGGTCCCTGTCTCTCTGAAGAGTGACCCCCCCGCACCTACGGTGTGGGCCCCAG GTTGTCCTCATGAGTGGGTTGGCTTCAGAGACAAATGCTACCACTTCTCCAGGGAGCTGCACAACTTTGACGATGCAAAGAAAAGCTGTGATGCCCAGACTGCGTCAATGGTGATCATTAACGATATAGATGAACAG AAATGGCTGCAGAAGCAGACCTCTGGAAAGGGCTACTTCTGGATGGGTCTGACAGACAGGGAGAAGGAGAATGTttggcactggctggatggaacCGAACCTGCCTTCAC GAAGTGGAAGCCGGGCCAGCCAGACAACTGGAGCCACGGGcacgagagaggagaggactgcgCAGGCCTCATCCACGGGGGACTGTGGAATGATTTCTTCTGTGAAGATCTCATCAGCTACATCTGTGAGAAGGCCATGGAGAGCT CAAAAACACCAGGATTATAG